A genomic stretch from Lepisosteus oculatus isolate fLepOcu1 chromosome 7, fLepOcu1.hap2, whole genome shotgun sequence includes:
- the LOC138240842 gene encoding ATP synthase subunit e, mitochondrial-like — MVPPVQVSPLIKTTRWSALLVGIISGKMRYDYLKQIAEEERRIEAEEKKAREGAERIAKQLAEANEDTILK; from the coding sequence ATGGTGCCGCCGGTACAAGTGTCACCGCTGATAAAGACAACCAGGTGGTCAGCCTTGCTTGTTGGGATAATCTCTGGAAAGATGAGATATGACTACCTGAAGCAGATTGCAGAGGAAGAGAGGAGGATTGAGGCAGAGGAGAAAAAGGCTAGAGAAGGGGCTGAGCGCATTGCAAAACAGCTGGCAGAAGCCAATGAAGACACCATACTGAAATGA